From Virgibacillus ihumii, the proteins below share one genomic window:
- a CDS encoding GNAT family N-acetyltransferase: MFEIRRGRTEDVDGISRVCSESCLDTYDGIRSRENILRNNKIFYNHDRIQNELDEVSGWDGYFVALDDNNVIGAIGGGMTGSEKSEVFVLYMDPERRGEGVGTMMLNYLTEIQKNKGSVEQWVSVQKGNSKGIPFYEARGFQFVNEQKAYSNVEDENYISLRYRREI, encoded by the coding sequence TTGTTTGAGATTAGAAGAGGAAGAACTGAAGATGTAGATGGCATTTCTCGAGTATGCTCTGAAAGCTGCCTCGATACGTATGATGGAATTCGCAGCAGGGAAAATATTTTGAGGAATAATAAAATTTTCTACAATCACGACCGAATCCAAAATGAGCTGGACGAGGTATCGGGATGGGACGGTTATTTTGTAGCATTGGATGATAATAACGTAATTGGAGCAATCGGCGGCGGGATGACCGGATCTGAAAAGAGCGAGGTATTCGTCTTGTATATGGATCCCGAGCGCCGCGGAGAGGGAGTAGGTACTATGATGTTAAATTATTTGACGGAAATTCAAAAGAATAAAGGCTCAGTTGAACAATGGGTCTCTGTCCAAAAAGGAAACAGTAAAGGAATCCCCTTTTACGAGGCTAGAGGATTTCAATTTGTCAATGAACAAAAGGCTTACAGTAATGTGGAAGATGAAAATTATATTTCCCTGCGCTATCGCCGTGAAATATAA
- a CDS encoding ABC transporter permease, which produces MRELFKKPLFVIGFSFIFLLFTASMIHWFYGAPVPEYDLLYDDNKLTGAAPHSPSELPPLGTDQSGKDYLYLLLKGAKMTIGFAFAAAFLRMIFSAGLGLFYAFFLKRANKFITGLTEAFQYLPIALLAYVILKPVLMQNEFNRTFIAGFWERIIFELIIFVIIAVPTISVLIGNETKILLEREFITGARVIGTGRWHTLKKHVMPHLAPKLWVNFGQQVIQVLVLLVHLGLLKLFLGGTIKHTRVIESFESVTAEWSGLIGYSYAYLDIQPWLPLVPLGAFAITILAMNYMIEGMKQVLIKDTRVRQLRKDVKSPVKESKPELTKEDFQSVS; this is translated from the coding sequence ATGCGGGAACTGTTTAAAAAACCGCTGTTTGTCATCGGGTTTTCATTTATATTTCTATTGTTTACGGCCAGTATGATCCATTGGTTTTATGGTGCCCCGGTACCGGAATACGATTTGCTTTATGATGATAATAAGCTGACCGGCGCTGCGCCGCACAGCCCATCGGAACTTCCTCCTTTAGGGACGGATCAGTCTGGAAAGGATTACTTGTATCTTCTGTTGAAAGGAGCAAAGATGACAATCGGTTTTGCTTTTGCAGCAGCTTTTTTGCGAATGATCTTTTCAGCAGGACTTGGATTGTTTTATGCGTTTTTCCTGAAACGGGCCAATAAATTCATCACCGGATTGACTGAAGCGTTTCAGTATTTGCCAATAGCTTTGCTTGCCTATGTTATCTTGAAGCCTGTATTAATGCAGAATGAATTTAACCGAACGTTTATTGCCGGTTTTTGGGAACGAATTATCTTTGAATTGATTATCTTTGTCATTATTGCAGTTCCTACAATATCGGTGCTGATTGGAAATGAAACAAAAATATTATTGGAGCGGGAATTCATTACAGGTGCTCGTGTAATTGGGACTGGACGCTGGCATACTTTGAAAAAACATGTCATGCCGCATTTGGCACCAAAATTGTGGGTTAACTTTGGACAGCAGGTTATTCAGGTACTCGTCCTGCTGGTGCACCTTGGTTTATTGAAACTGTTTCTGGGGGGAACCATTAAGCATACTAGGGTTATAGAAAGCTTTGAATCCGTTACGGCTGAATGGTCTGGGCTCATCGGATACTCGTATGCCTATCTGGATATTCAACCGTGGCTTCCGCTCGTTCCCCTCGGTGCGTTTGCCATTACAATTTTGGCGATGAACTATATGATCGAAGGCATGAAACAGGTCTTAATCAAAGACACCAGGGTACGTCAGCTAAGGAAGGACGTAAAATCTCCAGTGAAAGAATCGAAACCGGAGTTGACGAAGGAGGATTTTCAATCTGTTTCTTAA
- a CDS encoding ABC transporter permease subunit: MGNFTYRLGVKFVLSVIGIILIGSLPALFNGIHLDFGSYVGQLTSILPDIVRPWEWTYTIGGFDRSLFPKILDPWAYSITLLLGSFFIAFLVAIVFAFVTLLLPRKLINGIKFILFSLESLPDVLVIAMFQIAVIWLYQKTGMLMFYIAEYGDHQPYVLPIIALSILPAIFMYRIFILDLEDESEQPYVELAKAKGLKQYTVLLKHILRNAIMGIFLHSKFILWIMLSNLLVVEYIFGISGLIQFMISLPTPQIFTIGILLFFVPVFFTMAIGQFVIEKIAAQKVVL, from the coding sequence ATGGGTAATTTTACATATCGATTAGGTGTAAAGTTCGTTTTGAGTGTAATTGGAATTATTTTGATAGGGTCCTTGCCGGCGCTCTTTAATGGTATTCATCTGGACTTCGGGTCCTATGTGGGACAATTGACAAGTATTTTACCTGATATTGTTCGTCCGTGGGAGTGGACGTATACGATTGGGGGCTTTGACCGTTCCTTATTTCCTAAAATTTTGGATCCGTGGGCGTACTCCATAACATTGTTGCTTGGTTCTTTTTTTATCGCGTTTTTGGTGGCAATTGTTTTTGCCTTTGTTACATTACTATTGCCAAGAAAGTTGATTAATGGTATTAAATTTATTCTATTTTCCCTGGAGTCGCTGCCGGATGTACTTGTTATTGCGATGTTCCAGATAGCCGTTATCTGGTTGTACCAGAAAACCGGAATGTTAATGTTTTACATAGCCGAGTATGGGGATCATCAGCCATATGTATTGCCAATTATCGCGCTTAGTATTCTGCCTGCTATTTTCATGTACCGGATTTTTATCCTTGATTTGGAAGATGAATCAGAGCAGCCATATGTGGAACTTGCCAAGGCTAAGGGATTGAAGCAATATACTGTCTTGCTGAAACATATTTTGCGTAATGCCATTATGGGGATTTTCCTGCATTCGAAGTTCATCCTTTGGATTATGCTGTCCAATTTGCTGGTAGTGGAGTATATCTTTGGAATCAGCGGATTAATTCAATTTATGATTTCACTGCCGACACCGCAAATCTTTACGATTGGAATTCTACTGTTTTTCGTTCCCGTTTTTTTCACGATGGCTATTGGGCAGTTTGTTATTGAAAAAATTGCTGCGCAAAAGGTGGTGCTGTAA
- a CDS encoding L-threonine 3-dehydrogenase: MKKILVTGAQGQIGSELVTTLRQHYGASNVVATDIWERIGGEGPFEIVDVTNAKDLYTVAKKYNVDTIMHLAALLSAKAEASPQKAWELNMGGLMNALEVARELNLQCFTPSSIGAFGPTTPKKGTPQDTIQRPTTMYGVNKVAGELLCDYYYDRFGVDTRGVRFPGLISYVTPPGGGTTDYAVQIYYEAVKNKKYTSYIAENTYMDMMYMPDALNAIIKLMEADPDKLEHRNAFNISSISASPADFAKEIQKHIPDFEISYDVDPVRQGIADSWPDSIDSTAATKEWGFEPEYNLEGMTKDMLEKIREK, translated from the coding sequence ATGAAAAAGATTTTGGTCACAGGTGCTCAGGGGCAAATCGGCTCTGAGCTTGTTACAACGTTACGGCAACATTATGGAGCATCCAATGTCGTTGCGACAGATATTTGGGAACGGATTGGGGGAGAAGGTCCATTTGAAATTGTTGACGTTACAAATGCCAAGGATTTATATACCGTTGCAAAAAAATATAATGTCGATACCATCATGCATTTGGCAGCACTGCTTTCGGCTAAAGCTGAAGCAAGTCCACAGAAAGCATGGGAGTTGAACATGGGGGGATTGATGAACGCGTTGGAAGTGGCGCGCGAGCTCAATTTGCAATGTTTTACACCAAGTTCCATTGGTGCATTTGGCCCGACAACACCAAAAAAGGGTACACCACAGGATACAATTCAGCGCCCAACAACGATGTATGGTGTTAATAAAGTTGCCGGTGAATTACTGTGCGACTATTATTACGACCGTTTCGGTGTGGATACAAGGGGTGTTCGCTTTCCCGGCTTGATTTCCTATGTAACACCACCAGGCGGCGGAACTACTGATTACGCTGTTCAAATCTACTATGAAGCAGTAAAAAATAAGAAGTACACATCCTATATTGCCGAAAATACGTATATGGATATGATGTACATGCCCGATGCACTGAATGCAATCATCAAATTAATGGAAGCAGACCCTGATAAGCTGGAACACCGTAACGCATTCAACATTTCATCGATTTCCGCTTCACCGGCTGACTTTGCCAAAGAAATTCAAAAGCACATACCAGATTTTGAGATTTCCTATGATGTGGATCCGGTACGCCAAGGGATCGCCGACAGCTGGCCGGACAGTATTGACTCAACGGCAGCAACAAAAGAATGGGGCTTTGAGCCGGAATACAATCTGGAAGGCATGACAAAGGATATGCTGGAGAAAATACGGGAGAAATGA
- a CDS encoding glycine C-acetyltransferase, which translates to MTSKILHNFLEENIDDLKQRGLYNEIDPVQGANGPVINIDGKKLINLSSNNYLGLATDDRLKEVAKEAVDSHGVGAGAVRTINGTLDLHMELEKKLAEFKGTEAVISYQSGFNCNMAAISAVMDKNDAILSDALNHASIIDGCRLSKAKIIPFEHSNMENLRQKAKEAVESGQYNKIMVITDGVFSMDGDIAKLPEIVEIAEEFDLITYVDDAHGSGVLGKGAGTVKHFGLQDKVDFQMGTLSKAIGVIGGYVAGKTELIDWLKVRSRPFLFSTAVTPADAAASTKAVELLLESTDLNENLWENGDYLKDGLKQLGFDIGNSETPITPCIIGDEKDAQKFSKRLNEEGVYAKAIVFPTVPRGTGRVRNMPTAAHTKEMLDDAIAIYEKVGKEMGLI; encoded by the coding sequence ATGACAAGTAAAATACTGCATAATTTTCTTGAAGAAAATATTGACGATTTAAAACAACGCGGCTTATATAACGAAATTGATCCTGTACAGGGAGCTAATGGCCCGGTTATCAATATTGACGGAAAAAAGCTGATCAATCTCTCATCCAACAACTATTTGGGACTTGCGACGGATGATCGTTTGAAAGAAGTGGCCAAAGAGGCAGTAGACTCACATGGCGTTGGTGCAGGCGCTGTTCGTACCATCAACGGCACATTGGATTTACATATGGAGTTGGAAAAAAAGCTTGCGGAATTTAAGGGAACGGAAGCGGTCATTTCCTATCAGTCCGGTTTTAACTGCAATATGGCAGCGATTTCAGCGGTGATGGATAAAAACGATGCAATTCTTTCCGATGCACTGAATCACGCATCCATTATTGACGGCTGCCGGCTTTCCAAAGCAAAGATTATTCCATTTGAACATTCAAATATGGAAAATCTCCGTCAAAAAGCAAAAGAAGCCGTCGAATCCGGTCAGTACAATAAAATAATGGTAATTACGGATGGCGTATTTTCGATGGATGGTGACATTGCCAAATTGCCGGAAATTGTCGAAATCGCCGAGGAATTTGACTTGATTACGTATGTCGACGATGCCCACGGCTCTGGTGTACTTGGAAAAGGTGCCGGAACTGTTAAACATTTCGGACTGCAGGATAAGGTCGATTTTCAAATGGGAACATTGTCGAAAGCAATTGGGGTAATCGGCGGATATGTTGCTGGTAAGACCGAACTGATTGACTGGCTCAAAGTTCGTTCCCGTCCATTCCTGTTCTCGACAGCCGTCACACCAGCAGATGCAGCAGCAAGCACCAAAGCTGTGGAACTATTGCTCGAATCAACGGATCTGAATGAAAATCTTTGGGAGAATGGCGATTATTTGAAAGACGGTCTTAAACAACTTGGCTTTGACATTGGTAACAGCGAAACACCGATTACACCGTGCATTATAGGCGATGAAAAAGATGCTCAGAAATTCAGTAAACGATTAAATGAGGAAGGTGTTTACGCCAAAGCTATCGTTTTTCCGACCGTACCAAGGGGAACAGGACGCGTCCGCAATATGCCGACTGCCGCACACACGAAGGAAATGCTGGATGATGCAATTGCTATTTATGAAAAAGTTGGCAAAGAAATGGGTCTCATCTGA
- a CDS encoding 3D domain-containing protein, with amino-acid sequence MKKLVAALATGVIIAGATVSTASAEEYKVEKGDTLWSIAQEYDTTVKELKEANDLKTTVIHPKQKLFINELYKVQDGDTLYGIGQEYNVSVQDLKEWNNLQSSLITVGQELKVNGVNVGQDDAAPADVKEPSAEEADKAAASESKASETNTEENTAEAAETTKQNNNDNPEGETITVTATAYTADCEGCSGVTATGVDLNANPNKKVIAVDPNVIPLGTKVYVEGYGYATAADVGGAIQGNKIDVHVPTKSEAYDWGVRTVDVTIVE; translated from the coding sequence ATGAAGAAATTAGTAGCCGCACTTGCTACTGGTGTCATTATCGCTGGCGCAACTGTATCAACTGCATCAGCCGAAGAGTACAAAGTTGAAAAAGGAGATACCCTTTGGTCCATTGCACAAGAATATGATACTACCGTTAAAGAATTAAAAGAAGCAAATGACTTAAAAACTACTGTCATTCATCCAAAACAAAAACTATTCATAAATGAATTATATAAAGTTCAAGACGGCGATACATTATATGGTATTGGACAGGAATACAATGTTTCTGTTCAGGACCTTAAAGAATGGAACAACCTGCAGTCAAGCCTGATTACGGTTGGCCAGGAACTTAAAGTTAATGGTGTAAATGTTGGTCAGGATGACGCTGCACCAGCAGATGTGAAAGAACCAAGTGCTGAAGAAGCGGACAAAGCTGCTGCTTCAGAAAGTAAAGCCAGTGAAACGAACACAGAAGAAAATACTGCAGAAGCAGCTGAAACAACAAAACAGAATAATAATGACAATCCTGAAGGAGAAACCATTACAGTAACTGCAACAGCGTATACAGCTGATTGTGAAGGTTGCTCAGGTGTAACTGCTACTGGTGTGGATTTGAATGCAAATCCAAATAAAAAAGTAATCGCAGTTGATCCGAATGTAATTCCTTTGGGTACAAAAGTATATGTAGAAGGCTATGGTTATGCTACTGCTGCTGATGTCGGCGGAGCTATCCAAGGCAACAAGATTGATGTGCATGTTCCAACAAAAAGCGAAGCATATGACTGGGGCGTACGCACTGTTGATGTAACAATCGTAGAGTAA
- a CDS encoding MFS transporter has protein sequence MPDRMKSSQKWSITLFTIGVFMAGLDNGIISTALTTINEAFNVSASWGAWSITIYTLGIAISVPIIGKLSDKYGRKRLFIIEIVLFGMGSLLVSISPTFPFLLLSRFIQAIGGGGIFIIGSSYILATLPKNKQGKALGMLGGMHGLSAIIGPNLGAVILNVTGNWHWMFLINIPIAIFLVIAGMIKIDESKPGSESALDYKGIALLSLAILAMMYGITGMDGRSILSVILFILIGLVLFGVLLIHERHLEQRGGDPIISSSLIRTRLFQVTLILGVLSGGFLAGIIFIPSYVQQVLQVPVENAGYWLTPMAVASGIGAGLGGYMTDKKGPSKAVVLAGVIGLIGFGMFPVMVTGFWTFFAASTMAGIGLGILLGAPLNVLAGNSAQENEQGSALGTLSLIRQIGLTLFPALYAGFIASGISKAEQTLQDTYGERVMVEITGSNYNDLAEKLNQITDTGLQHELFAVLSRILQTGFDGLFLTAAVLSILVIAVGLFLAGQGDSVKKRS, from the coding sequence ATGCCGGACAGAATGAAGTCATCACAAAAGTGGTCTATTACCCTGTTTACCATCGGTGTGTTCATGGCAGGGCTTGATAATGGAATAATCAGTACCGCACTCACAACGATTAATGAAGCATTTAATGTTTCCGCTTCATGGGGTGCGTGGAGTATTACTATCTATACACTGGGTATCGCAATCAGTGTGCCGATTATCGGAAAGTTATCGGATAAGTATGGACGGAAACGTCTGTTTATTATAGAAATTGTACTGTTCGGAATGGGCTCCCTGTTGGTTTCGATAAGTCCCACATTCCCGTTTTTGCTTCTATCGCGTTTTATCCAGGCGATCGGTGGCGGTGGCATCTTTATCATTGGCAGTTCGTATATTCTGGCGACTCTTCCAAAGAACAAACAGGGCAAAGCGCTAGGAATGCTCGGCGGAATGCATGGACTTTCAGCAATTATCGGTCCAAATCTAGGTGCAGTTATTTTAAATGTAACCGGAAATTGGCATTGGATGTTTTTGATAAATATTCCGATTGCTATTTTTTTGGTGATTGCCGGAATGATTAAAATTGACGAATCCAAGCCTGGTTCAGAGAGCGCCCTGGATTATAAAGGTATTGCCTTGCTGAGTTTGGCAATATTGGCAATGATGTATGGGATAACAGGTATGGATGGGCGCTCCATTCTGTCCGTTATCCTGTTCATCTTAATTGGATTGGTATTGTTTGGTGTTTTGCTGATACATGAACGTCACCTGGAACAGCGTGGCGGCGATCCTATCATTTCCTCATCTTTGATCCGCACACGGCTGTTTCAGGTGACACTCATTTTAGGGGTGCTGTCCGGTGGTTTTCTGGCGGGAATTATTTTCATCCCTTCCTATGTACAGCAGGTGTTGCAGGTCCCGGTTGAAAATGCCGGCTACTGGCTGACTCCGATGGCAGTTGCTTCGGGAATTGGTGCAGGTCTTGGCGGGTATATGACGGATAAAAAAGGGCCTTCCAAAGCGGTAGTTCTGGCAGGTGTCATCGGTTTGATCGGGTTCGGAATGTTTCCAGTAATGGTTACCGGATTTTGGACCTTTTTTGCAGCAAGCACAATGGCGGGTATCGGGTTGGGTATCCTGCTTGGGGCGCCGCTTAATGTGCTGGCAGGTAACAGTGCACAGGAAAATGAACAAGGCTCTGCACTTGGAACATTATCGCTGATCAGACAAATCGGGCTTACATTGTTTCCTGCATTATATGCGGGTTTTATTGCTAGTGGTATTTCAAAAGCCGAGCAGACTCTCCAGGATACATACGGTGAACGGGTAATGGTCGAAATTACGGGAAGTAATTATAATGACCTGGCAGAAAAACTAAACCAGATTACGGATACAGGATTGCAGCATGAACTTTTTGCTGTACTATCCCGCATTCTGCAAACGGGTTTTGACGGATTGTTTTTGACCGCGGCGGTGCTGTCAATTTTGGTTATTGCAGTTGGACTCTTTTTGGCTGGGCAGGGTGATTCTGTCAAAAAGCGGTCATAG
- a CDS encoding DUF1002 domain-containing protein yields the protein MRRFIKTSIIMILVFTLIAGFSGSVLATGGGINEKLGAPIIVYGETLSASQEQEVRELLDVQNPENVQEYTVTGEDIAKYINGNPNSNMYSSAKITREEEGSGLSVNIVTPDNITQVTTEMYANALLTAGVENATVDVASPVKVSGHSALTGIYKAYDAQGATLDKDRMQVADEELGVATELANKEGLSQEKVSELLTEIKKAIAEQNPATKEEVRQIVEEELNNLGISLSEADRQMLIDLFEKMRNLDINFDNVSSQLNDIASQVQDKINDIVNNEGFWTKVKNFFNDIFNAIRNLFQSIFG from the coding sequence ATGAGACGTTTTATAAAAACCAGCATTATTATGATACTGGTGTTTACATTAATAGCTGGATTCAGTGGGTCTGTCCTGGCAACAGGGGGCGGAATAAATGAAAAGCTTGGTGCCCCAATTATAGTATATGGAGAAACTTTATCTGCATCACAAGAACAGGAAGTCAGGGAACTGCTGGATGTGCAAAATCCGGAGAATGTACAGGAATACACGGTCACAGGTGAAGATATCGCAAAATATATTAACGGGAACCCGAATTCCAACATGTATTCATCGGCGAAAATAACCCGGGAAGAAGAGGGAAGCGGGCTGAGCGTAAATATTGTAACACCCGATAATATTACACAGGTGACAACTGAAATGTATGCTAATGCATTGCTGACTGCTGGTGTGGAAAATGCCACGGTAGATGTGGCGTCACCGGTGAAAGTGAGCGGCCATTCAGCTCTGACCGGCATTTATAAAGCATATGATGCGCAAGGTGCCACTCTTGATAAGGACCGCATGCAGGTTGCCGATGAAGAGCTGGGTGTGGCAACGGAGCTTGCCAATAAGGAAGGGCTAAGCCAGGAGAAAGTAAGTGAACTATTGACAGAAATCAAAAAAGCGATTGCTGAACAAAATCCTGCCACGAAAGAGGAAGTTCGGCAAATTGTTGAAGAAGAATTAAATAACCTTGGAATTTCCTTGAGTGAAGCCGATCGCCAGATGCTGATCGACTTATTTGAAAAAATGCGCAATCTCGATATTAACTTTGACAACGTCTCATCACAGCTGAACGATATCGCATCACAGGTCCAGGATAAAATCAACGACATCGTGAATAATGAAGGTTTCTGGACCAAGGTGAAAAACTTCTTTAATGATATTTTCAATGCCATCCGCAATTTATTTCAAAGTATTTTTGGATAA
- a CDS encoding MFS transporter — protein sequence MGKKGFVISEQNPNIKRNLIIMWFANFFVAGSITMVLPFISLYIEEFGNFSDDYVQTWSGWIFGITFVTAFIFSPIWGRIGDKFGRKKILIFSAAGLGVSILLMGFATSVWELFLLRLFMGIFTGFIPTSQAMISTQTSKRIAGQVLGTLQTGSITGALMGPMLGGALADVFGYATTFRWTSITIMASGLIVLFGVKELLIKKDDNETEFKSYSTKEVLLHVAKNPVLLVVMLLSALVQIAHFSIQPILSLYVAEIHGPANIAFFSGVAFSAAGLGNLLMAKRWGRLGDRIGYTKIMIFLLFMAGIVYFPGAFVTNIWQLVVLRFLLGISIGGLVPVRIAYIRQEAPLSMQGEVLGYNTSLRFLGNIIGPALGGVIAGFFGFTGVFFVTSGLLILGGTIMLIAWYRHEYEGKRAQSFSSSRG from the coding sequence ATGGGAAAGAAGGGATTTGTTATTTCTGAACAAAATCCTAATATAAAACGAAATTTAATCATTATGTGGTTTGCCAATTTTTTCGTTGCAGGCAGCATTACTATGGTTCTTCCGTTCATATCTTTATATATTGAAGAATTTGGAAATTTCTCCGATGACTACGTGCAAACATGGTCAGGATGGATTTTTGGCATCACCTTTGTTACAGCCTTTATTTTTTCCCCGATCTGGGGCCGGATTGGAGATAAATTCGGGCGGAAAAAGATTCTGATCTTCTCTGCGGCGGGGCTCGGCGTATCGATATTGCTGATGGGATTCGCCACTTCCGTCTGGGAATTGTTTTTATTACGGCTGTTTATGGGAATTTTTACGGGGTTTATCCCCACGTCACAAGCGATGATTTCCACTCAGACGTCCAAAAGAATCGCCGGACAGGTGCTTGGTACTCTGCAAACCGGAAGTATCACTGGGGCTTTAATGGGTCCAATGCTTGGCGGTGCACTTGCAGATGTGTTCGGTTACGCCACCACATTCCGCTGGACGTCCATAACTATCATGGCATCAGGCTTAATTGTTCTTTTCGGGGTGAAAGAACTGCTTATTAAAAAAGATGATAATGAAACGGAATTTAAATCGTATTCGACAAAAGAAGTGTTACTGCACGTCGCTAAGAACCCGGTGCTTTTGGTTGTTATGCTCCTTTCAGCACTGGTACAGATTGCCCACTTCAGTATCCAACCGATTTTATCCCTGTATGTTGCCGAAATTCACGGTCCTGCGAACATTGCCTTTTTCTCCGGTGTGGCATTCTCCGCTGCAGGGCTTGGCAATCTGCTGATGGCAAAACGCTGGGGCCGGCTTGGAGACCGGATTGGTTATACGAAAATAATGATCTTTTTGCTATTCATGGCTGGAATCGTGTATTTCCCGGGAGCATTTGTCACGAATATCTGGCAGCTTGTTGTGCTGAGGTTTTTACTGGGGATTTCCATTGGCGGTCTCGTTCCGGTAAGAATTGCATATATTCGTCAGGAAGCACCGCTTTCCATGCAGGGAGAAGTGCTTGGCTACAATACCAGCTTGCGTTTCCTCGGAAATATTATTGGTCCTGCATTAGGAGGTGTCATTGCTGGGTTCTTCGGCTTTACCGGTGTGTTCTTTGTAACAAGCGGATTGCTGATACTTGGCGGAACCATCATGCT